Proteins co-encoded in one Candidatus Paceibacter sp. genomic window:
- a CDS encoding peptidoglycan-binding protein, which translates to SDCPINGVFGNCTKAAVMNFQQKYKYDILLPEKQTEPTGFVGPNTIKKLNELYGE; encoded by the coding sequence TCCGACTGTCCCATCAACGGCGTTTTCGGAAACTGCACCAAGGCGGCGGTTATGAACTTCCAGCAGAAATACAAATACGACATCCTTTTGCCGGAAAAACAAACCGAACCCACCGGTTTCGTGGGTCCGAACACTATCAAAAAACTGAACGAATTAT